A portion of the Bacteroidota bacterium genome contains these proteins:
- a CDS encoding transposase has translation MTDKKTENQLFKKQKRTLTFHDDEFKRKVIAEYLDGNASKESIQKKYGIKADSAITRWMRKFGM, from the coding sequence ATGACAGACAAAAAAACAGAAAATCAGTTGTTTAAAAAGCAAAAAAGAACGCTTACTTTTCACGATGACGAATTCAAAAGAAAAGTTATTGCAGAGTATTTGGATGGTAACGCTTCCAAAGAATCAATTCAAAAAAAGTACGGTATTAAAGCAGACAGTGCCATTACCCGTTGGATGCGAAAATTTGGAATGTAG
- a CDS encoding DDE-type integrase/transposase/recombinase, translating to MAQPCKNYEADTINHLWVSDITYWKSGNHTFYISLITDVRSRKIIGYSLDNNLKAQSSLEALNMAISYKPHQTAHIIHHSDRGSQYCSAEYVAKLLENNIKISMTESGEPDRQCLR from the coding sequence GTGGCCCAACCTTGTAAAAACTATGAGGCAGACACCATAAACCACCTTTGGGTTAGTGACATCACTTATTGGAAATCCGGCAACCACACCTTTTACATTAGTTTGATAACCGATGTGCGTTCACGTAAAATCATCGGATACAGCCTGGATAATAACCTAAAAGCTCAATCAAGTCTGGAAGCCTTAAATATGGCTATCTCCTACAAACCCCATCAAACCGCCCACATCATCCATCACTCAGACAGAGGCTCTCAATACTGCTCTGCCGAATATGTAGCCAAGCTCCTAGAAAACAACATCAAAATAAGCATGACCGAGTCAGGCGAACCCGACAGACAATGCCTACGCTGA
- a CDS encoding integrase core domain-containing protein, with protein sequence MLKEEYLYQYNPKNMAQAKAILAQTIQLYNQKRPHLSLENQTPNHVFKTHTRKFNRLWKSYQKTNFVNP encoded by the coding sequence ATTTTAAAAGAAGAATACCTTTACCAATACAACCCTAAAAACATGGCTCAAGCTAAAGCTATTTTGGCTCAAACTATTCAACTTTACAACCAAAAAAGACCTCATTTGAGTTTAGAAAATCAAACCCCAAACCATGTTTTTAAAACCCATACACGAAAGTTTAATAGACTTTGGAAATCCTATCAAAAAACTAATTTTGTAAACCCATGA
- a CDS encoding Fic family protein, with protein sequence MKKKLQIIPTDLLDTYFKQVPKTLKITFEALEDAEISTDTFSFYVSVSSVYSSKIEGEKIELDSYIKHKKFGIEFIPDYTQKIDDLYNAYTFAKSNELNQKNIAEAHKLLSKHIVATNWQGKFRNQNMYVTTSDGKIEYVAASPYEVESEMKKFYNDISVLLKEDLSIEEVFYFASFIHLIFVKIHPWNDGNGRTARLLEKWFLAQKLGHKAWFIQSEKMYYNQHNAYYKNIRLLGLEYPELDYKQALSFLLMLPISI encoded by the coding sequence ATGAAAAAGAAGTTACAAATAATTCCAACAGATTTGCTTGATACTTATTTTAAGCAAGTACCAAAAACTTTGAAAATAACTTTTGAAGCGTTGGAAGACGCAGAAATTTCAACTGACACATTTAGTTTTTATGTATCGGTTTCGTCAGTATATAGTAGTAAAATTGAAGGCGAAAAAATAGAATTGGACAGTTATATTAAACATAAAAAATTTGGTATTGAATTTATACCCGATTACACCCAAAAAATTGATGATTTATACAATGCTTATACTTTTGCTAAAAGCAATGAACTCAATCAAAAAAACATTGCAGAAGCACATAAGTTATTAAGTAAACATATAGTAGCGACAAATTGGCAAGGAAAATTCCGAAATCAAAATATGTATGTTACTACATCAGACGGAAAAATTGAGTACGTTGCAGCTTCACCTTACGAAGTAGAAAGTGAAATGAAAAAATTTTACAACGATATTTCTGTTTTACTCAAAGAAGATTTAAGTATTGAAGAAGTATTTTATTTTGCTTCATTTATTCATCTGATTTTTGTGAAAATCCATCCTTGGAATGACGGAAACGGAAGAACTGCAAGACTACTTGAAAAATGGTTTTTGGCTCAGAAATTAGGGCATAAAGCGTGGTTTATACAAAGTGAAAAAATGTATTATAATCAGCATAATGCGTATTACAAAAACATCCGTTTGTTAGGATTAGAATATCCTGAATTAGACTACAAACAAGCACTATCATTTTTACTAATGTTGCCTATTTCAATATGA